The genomic DNA CCTTTAAAAAACTAATGGTTAGGCTGGAGCTTCCTCCAAGTCCCGCCCCAACTGGAGAGTCGGACCGGGATCTAATCTTGAAACCAATGTGAGGTTGAAAATACTCGCAAACAACGCGAATTAGACTTAATTCTTTATCCTGACACTCCAGAAGTGTCGCTAGGTCAACAAAAGACTTTTGATATTTCAAGTCCTCAACAGCCACCTCAATTGTCGAACTCTCACCTGGAGTCAGCTCCACCTCGCTGCAAATGCCAATGGAAAAATTCACTGTTGTGCATCGGGGGGCAACCAATGGGAACAGTGGCCAGCAATCCAAGGTACCACCAGCCAAATCAATCCGCGTTGGACTCTTCACATTTATTGTCACTGAGAGCCCTCTGGTTCAGGCGTCATGGGCCTACTCATTGCGGCCCCACCTTCTGGCTTTTTTGGTTCTTCCTTGGGAATATCCTTCAACAAAGTTTGGCCCGGGAGCTCATCCAGCTTACTAACCACCACCCCAAGCGTGTCGGCCACCCGACTGGTTTTAACATAGTAAAGCTCCTCATCCGAATCGGTGGCCAATTCCTGTTTGGCCTTAAAGCTGGTACCCCAGCTCATGGACAACAACTCTTCCCCTTCTTGGTTACGAAGGACAACAGAATTGACCGGCGGCTTAAGCCCCTTACCCTTTTTGGCGCCAAGAAAATACTTGGCTTCAAGCTCGCTCAGCCGATCAATCAGGCCTTTTACTTTCTCCTGATCCACTTCTTTCCCGGCTGGAGGATTGGCAACTATCCAACGGCCATCTTTCTTGTCGAGCTTTAAATCTGTGAGTCTGGTTTTCAGAGTCAACTCCTGGACGGCGTCGGGCTGAAATTTAAAGGGCAGTTTTTTGTCCCTGAAGTCCCCTAAACTCTTGGCGTAGCGCTTGACCGTGTCTTCGTGAACCTTGTAGATGGTCTGTCGCTCGGAATGGTAGGCAAAGCCCTCTGTCCCACTGGCCGCTCGTTTTACTTTCATCCACCAATGAGGACCCTCGCCTTCTGCCCCTTCCAGCCAATAGCTAATAATCAAGTCGGGCTTATCCAAACCAAAATGGGCAAGGATTTTGGGTTCCGTCTCCTCGGCAACAAAATCCAGGGACTTAAAAGTCGAAGAATCCAAGGTGAATTTATCGACCTCGGATTTTGCAATCACGACATCAGGATACTGGGAGGATTTCCACTCATCTCCCTTACTTTCTAAGGTTATGTCGATCTTCTCCTTTGGCACCTGGATACGAAAGGCCACGATCTTTTTATCGGAATGGAAAAACTTCTTTTCGCGAACTTCATTGGCTTTCTTCTTGCCGAGCTTGGCCCAATCACTTGAACCCACCAGCAGGCGGTCCCCTTGACGAATAAAGTGAGAATCATCGTAGGCCTTTTCCTGGCTGACCTCAATGGCTTTACGCTCCCCACCTGGGCCTACGAGCTCCACTTTTGTGGTCGAATTTTCCAGGCCGTAATCTGCCCAACTCTGATTGTTTTCCTCAACGACCTTGGCCACCTGAGAGAGAATCGAGGACAAGAAACTGGTAACCATAAAATCATCAGTACGATCAGAAACCGGCTCCTTCAGGCGCCAGTTATCGCCTTCCCGCACAATAACCAGCCCTCCATCATCATGCCGAAGGGAGATTTCCTGGATGTCCTTTTCCTCCCAGGAAAACAACCGGTCTTCCTTGGCCTCAGCCGCCTCGTTCTTCTCCCCTCTCTTCATCTCAAAGACGGCATAG from Pseudobdellovibrionaceae bacterium includes the following:
- a CDS encoding DUF4340 domain-containing protein yields the protein MKSFRSTLVFALVVAAVVGYAVFEMKRGEKNEAAEAKEDRLFSWEEKDIQEISLRHDDGGLVIVREGDNWRLKEPVSDRTDDFMVTSFLSSILSQVAKVVEENNQSWADYGLENSTTKVELVGPGGERKAIEVSQEKAYDDSHFIRQGDRLLVGSSDWAKLGKKKANEVREKKFFHSDKKIVAFRIQVPKEKIDITLESKGDEWKSSQYPDVVIAKSEVDKFTLDSSTFKSLDFVAEETEPKILAHFGLDKPDLIISYWLEGAEGEGPHWWMKVKRAASGTEGFAYHSERQTIYKVHEDTVKRYAKSLGDFRDKKLPFKFQPDAVQELTLKTRLTDLKLDKKDGRWIVANPPAGKEVDQEKVKGLIDRLSELEAKYFLGAKKGKGLKPPVNSVVLRNQEGEELLSMSWGTSFKAKQELATDSDEELYYVKTSRVADTLGVVVSKLDELPGQTLLKDIPKEEPKKPEGGAAMSRPMTPEPEGSQ